GAAGCTACGGTTCTGTTTCTGTTCTTTTGATGCCACAGTACACACTTCCTTCCCTTGATCTCTTGATGTGCAGCAGCACATCATTAAGGACAGTCGGATTCGGTGCGGTGGGTTTCTAGCCGTTCCCCCACGAACTCTGCTCCTCGCTGAGATGAGAAGCTGTACAGGGTTTTTCGATGACCCGGAACGATGAGGTGACCTTGTGGCGAGTTTTAGGCGACTCTCGCCGAACCATCTGTGCGTAGATCCCACCCACCCGGTCACTGGTGAGGGACACGCCGGTATGTGATTGGAGGAGACCATCCTTAAGGATGTGCTGCTGCGTCGATGTCGGTTACTGGCGGACTCTTTTCCGCTTCTTGACGTGGATGAGTTCGTCATCCGGGTTCTTTCGCTTGGCGAGCACATGGGCGTCACAGACGACCGTACGGATCCGGTAGTAGAGTTGCGTCAACTGGATCGTCTCGCCGCTCGCCTTCTCGATGCCGATGAAACCGTGCAGTTCATACGTCTTACCGTCGAACGTGCGAACCGAGTCGGCCTGCGGCAACTCCTTCAGGTCGAACCGACGTCGCTCGAGCTTGGTGACGGAGCGCTTCGCCCCGTAGCCGAAGTCGATGGCGTCCCACGGCACCGTCGCGAGCGTATGTCCGAACGCACGGGCCATGTGATCGATGTCGGCAATCGACGGCACCGAGCGATTCTGTTCATACTGACTGATAGCGGGTTGCGAGATCTCCCCGA
This region of Exiguobacterium marinum DSM 16307 genomic DNA includes:
- a CDS encoding helix-turn-helix domain-containing protein translates to MYRFGEWLKENRRLSGWSQIELSEKTFGEISQPAISQYEQNRSVPSIADIDHMARAFGHTLATVPWDAIDFGYGAKRSVTKLERRRFDLKELPQADSVRTFDGKTYELHGFIGIEKASGETIQLTQLYYRIRTVVCDAHVLAKRKNPDDELIHVKKRKRVRQ